From Novipirellula artificiosorum, the proteins below share one genomic window:
- a CDS encoding MerR family transcriptional regulator: protein MFSIGEFSKATGLTVKTLRFYHEQGILVPSHVDGDNGYRFYAEAKIDTARVIARLRELEFSIAEISEIVGNYDDDGTILAFLESRKTTIQDRMRADRQLVLRLEQIIHQEHEANATMSDSNFSVEKKTLDTVLVAGVRMKGKYCECGSGFATIGRKFGRHVCGKPMLLCYDTEYRAEDADFEAAMPIRKGESTESIKVHELPAGRCLSLMHLGPYERLSRSYEKILRHAKENGMELQCPSREVYHKGPGMIFRGNPKKYLTEIQFLLKD from the coding sequence ATGTTCAGCATCGGTGAATTTTCAAAGGCGACCGGCTTGACGGTCAAGACGCTGCGTTTTTATCACGAGCAAGGTATTTTGGTGCCTTCGCACGTTGACGGAGACAACGGTTATCGGTTCTATGCCGAGGCAAAAATCGATACCGCTCGAGTCATCGCAAGACTGCGTGAATTGGAATTCTCGATCGCTGAAATTTCGGAAATCGTAGGCAACTATGACGACGACGGCACCATTTTAGCTTTCTTGGAATCGCGAAAAACAACGATCCAAGACCGCATGCGAGCCGACCGCCAACTTGTCCTACGATTGGAGCAAATCATCCATCAAGAACACGAGGCCAATGCTACGATGTCCGATTCTAATTTTTCAGTCGAGAAGAAAACGCTCGACACGGTTCTGGTTGCGGGTGTCCGTATGAAAGGCAAGTACTGTGAGTGTGGATCGGGGTTCGCCACGATTGGCCGCAAATTTGGCCGACACGTGTGTGGCAAACCGATGCTGTTGTGCTACGACACCGAATACCGTGCGGAAGACGCCGATTTCGAAGCGGCCATGCCGATCCGCAAAGGAGAATCGACCGAGTCGATCAAGGTTCATGAATTACCGGCGGGACGCTGCCTTTCGCTGATGCACTTGGGGCCCTACGAACGGCTCAGCCGTTCCTATGAAAAAATATTGCGACATGCCAAAGAAAACGGGATGGAATTGCAATGTCCATCCCGTGAGGTTTACCACAAGGGCCCCGGCATGATCTTTCGCGGCAACCCGAAAAAGTACCTCACCGAGATTCAGTTTCTATTGAAGGATTGA
- a CDS encoding Gfo/Idh/MocA family protein, giving the protein MKTLNVGLIGYGFMGRTHSNGYSQAPHFFTNEYRPVLKAVCARSEDDMEAAQAFADQWGYESVETDWREMIKRDDIDIVDICTPNHLHAEMAIACAEAGKMIVCEKPLAMNSAQGEEMCQAVEKAGVKNMVSYNYRRIPAVTLAKQLIDEGRLGRIFHYRANFLQDWTINADVPQGGAATWRLDAKSAGSGVTGDLLAHCIDTALWLNGEILDVSAVTETFIKERVHSDTGKKQPVTIDDACNFFCHFKNGSLGLFESTRYARGHKALYTFEINGEHASIRWDLHDLHRLEYFDHRDDSIVRGWRNVHISDGDMPYMDHWWVPGLNIGYEHSFVHQVADFLKSIETGEAFHPSFRDALETQKVCDAVLESAAERAWKNV; this is encoded by the coding sequence ATGAAAACGCTTAACGTTGGCTTGATCGGCTATGGATTTATGGGGCGTACCCACAGCAATGGCTATTCGCAGGCGCCTCACTTCTTCACCAATGAATATCGACCCGTTTTGAAGGCGGTCTGTGCTCGTAGCGAAGACGACATGGAAGCGGCTCAGGCATTTGCCGACCAATGGGGGTACGAGTCGGTCGAAACGGATTGGCGCGAGATGATCAAACGAGATGACATTGACATCGTGGACATCTGCACGCCCAACCATTTGCATGCTGAAATGGCGATCGCATGTGCCGAAGCGGGCAAGATGATCGTTTGCGAAAAACCCTTGGCGATGAACTCGGCACAAGGTGAAGAAATGTGCCAAGCCGTTGAGAAAGCTGGCGTGAAGAATATGGTTTCCTACAACTACCGCCGAATCCCAGCGGTGACTTTGGCCAAGCAGCTCATCGATGAAGGGCGTTTAGGAAGGATCTTTCATTACCGAGCGAATTTCCTCCAAGACTGGACGATCAATGCGGATGTCCCCCAAGGCGGTGCGGCAACTTGGCGGCTGGATGCAAAATCGGCCGGCAGTGGTGTCACGGGCGATTTGTTGGCTCACTGCATCGATACCGCGCTGTGGCTTAACGGCGAGATCCTTGATGTCTCGGCCGTGACCGAGACGTTTATCAAGGAACGCGTTCACAGCGATACGGGAAAGAAACAGCCCGTCACGATCGACGATGCCTGCAATTTCTTCTGTCACTTCAAGAATGGGTCCCTCGGCTTGTTCGAATCGACGCGTTACGCTCGAGGCCACAAGGCGCTGTATACCTTTGAAATCAATGGCGAGCATGCGTCGATTCGCTGGGATTTGCACGATCTGCACCGGCTGGAGTATTTTGATCATCGGGACGATTCCATCGTTCGTGGATGGCGGAACGTCCATATTAGCGATGGAGACATGCCCTACATGGACCATTGGTGGGTGCCAGGATTGAACATTGGGTACGAACATTCCTTCGTCCATCAAGTTGCCGATTTCTTGAAGTCCATCGAAACCGGCGAAGCCTTTCACCCGAGTTTCCGCGATGCGCTGGAAACGCAAAAGGTTTGCGACGCGGTGCTCGAAAGTGCGGCCGAGCGAGCCTGGAAGAACGTCTGA
- a CDS encoding DUF4404 family protein, whose protein sequence is MPKKELLEALQKVHHELEQAEHLDAAEVERLRATMREIQSVIEDQADQAAPLSEQVSESARSFEESHPVLTNTLGRIADMLQQMGI, encoded by the coding sequence ATGCCAAAAAAAGAATTGTTGGAAGCTCTGCAAAAGGTTCATCACGAACTTGAGCAGGCAGAACATCTTGATGCTGCAGAAGTCGAACGACTGCGTGCCACGATGCGTGAGATTCAATCGGTGATTGAGGATCAAGCGGACCAGGCCGCCCCCTTAAGCGAGCAAGTCAGCGAGTCGGCTCGTAGCTTCGAGGAATCGCATCCGGTGCTCACCAATACGCTCGGTCGGATCGCCGACATGCTGCAACAAATGGGGATTTAA
- a CDS encoding sugar phosphate isomerase/epimerase family protein translates to MKLHNAMWPGLVGKGTDEGQEPPISLERMLDLTAAAEVDGQKFDGIDYFLFLPHTNPEASDDEIRQIADMIASKGFNVGSVVAPVWKGTVGDSAMGNSEQRELFLSAVKVACRIAGIFNEHGVRKYGVIRIDSAEFGLDAWGQDPKANTQKIAGTFKEAAKIAADHGERLAAEGEICWAGMHSWKEMLNLLEAVGMPETLGFQADLAHTYLYLMGYNAPEHALLQDGYSEDEFYAAYTQMTDQLRPWTIDFHVAQNDGEVHGAGDHDKTGKHCPADDPNGKLDIVKCSSYWLKDAESRGIQHICWDGCMFPNAVLEDPKTWNTILKTMIQVRDDHLAGKGPHTL, encoded by the coding sequence ATGAAATTGCATAATGCGATGTGGCCGGGGCTTGTGGGTAAAGGGACCGACGAGGGGCAAGAACCACCGATCAGCCTCGAACGGATGCTTGATTTGACTGCCGCTGCGGAAGTCGATGGGCAAAAGTTTGACGGGATCGACTATTTCTTGTTCCTGCCCCATACGAACCCTGAAGCGTCGGATGATGAGATCCGCCAAATCGCTGACATGATCGCCAGCAAAGGGTTCAATGTCGGTTCAGTGGTCGCACCGGTTTGGAAGGGAACCGTCGGTGATTCGGCGATGGGCAATAGCGAACAACGCGAATTGTTTTTGTCGGCTGTGAAAGTGGCATGCCGGATCGCTGGCATTTTCAACGAACATGGCGTGCGCAAGTACGGTGTGATTCGAATCGACAGCGCTGAGTTCGGCCTCGATGCGTGGGGGCAAGATCCCAAAGCGAACACGCAAAAGATTGCTGGCACGTTCAAAGAGGCGGCGAAGATTGCAGCGGATCATGGCGAACGCTTAGCGGCGGAAGGCGAAATTTGCTGGGCCGGCATGCATTCTTGGAAGGAGATGCTCAACCTGCTCGAAGCCGTCGGCATGCCAGAAACGTTGGGCTTTCAAGCGGACTTGGCTCACACCTATTTGTACTTGATGGGATACAACGCACCGGAGCATGCACTGCTGCAGGACGGCTACAGCGAAGACGAATTCTATGCCGCCTACACGCAAATGACCGATCAGCTGCGTCCTTGGACGATCGATTTTCATGTCGCCCAAAATGATGGCGAAGTCCATGGTGCCGGCGATCATGATAAGACCGGTAAGCACTGCCCGGCGGATGATCCCAATGGCAAGCTGGATATCGTGAAGTGCTCGAGCTATTGGCTTAAGGACGCCGAAAGTCGCGGAATTCAACACATTTGCTGGGACGGCTGCATGTTCCCCAATGCGGTGCTCGAGGATCCCAAAACGTGGAACACGATTTTGAAGACGATGATTCAGGTTCGCGATGATCATTTGGCAGGTAAGGGCCCGCACACCCTGTAA
- a CDS encoding serine/threonine-protein kinase — translation MNTTQQAYDFLSPASQPDDLGMLGAYRIISELGKGGMGFVFRAEDTRLKRTVALKVMNKKIAATPNSRTRFIEEARAMAAVHHDNVVVIFEVGEKSGTPFMAMELLKGQTLEALNRSKELLPYGKILDFAKQITRGLAAAHAQGIVHRDIKPANIWIEQDTDRVKILDFGLALAQTPVDRLSGSGSVIGTPGYLSPEQARTDPLDDRSDLYSLGVVLYELCTGRLPLSSSTVSGQLVAILAHKPKPVRELNPNIPAPLANLIHRLLAKESRDRPTSARDLEQRLKTAEHDCEAESEVALAINKLQQGLIEVVSKKESEIFDVVPDVFPETVENPLAFPVSPLTLPASPVHSRPGQAGTKKAASAQTTEPNELLKYWPFFAIGACLLLIVPLVIFVLTTTRDARSTAQAPIIIQAPVEVAAQNVASESAADRQPTAPTDSGETLPTEQVTPDTASIEAPSTGDELPDGPAPEGLSQDEAAAVEPSPIDTASIDTASIDTASVDTASVEPSPADVAAGSPPEVSPERPSATDVMPPESGSMQAPAESLPSEPEQEPEATEPPTHLIRISTGEGDGADSTVSRTDMEEPLGKSRNIAVRRRNNADLAHAYLRFDLSNLGKSRNKIHSASLVLTLADVERPRDVLLELRGNTIPQAEKWKESGRLAIDWTHSFSRRGIEMLPMLEATSFTRDEIGKDKQLRIGGEGLAEFLRDSKTGTVTLILAGGLVDDDNWLNFISHEGGTDGAPALELEMATD, via the coding sequence ATGAACACGACCCAACAAGCCTACGACTTCTTATCGCCCGCATCCCAGCCGGACGATCTGGGGATGCTCGGCGCCTACCGCATCATCAGCGAACTCGGCAAGGGAGGAATGGGATTTGTCTTCCGCGCCGAAGACACGCGATTGAAGCGAACGGTCGCGTTGAAAGTGATGAATAAAAAAATTGCGGCGACGCCGAATAGTCGCACGCGATTCATCGAAGAAGCGCGTGCGATGGCGGCCGTTCATCACGACAACGTCGTCGTGATCTTTGAGGTGGGCGAAAAGAGCGGCACGCCATTCATGGCGATGGAATTATTGAAAGGGCAAACACTTGAGGCGCTGAACCGATCAAAGGAACTGTTGCCTTACGGGAAGATCCTCGACTTTGCCAAGCAGATCACTCGAGGCCTTGCCGCCGCGCATGCCCAAGGGATCGTGCACCGCGACATCAAACCCGCGAATATTTGGATTGAACAAGACACCGATCGAGTGAAGATACTCGACTTTGGACTCGCGTTAGCGCAAACCCCTGTCGATCGGCTCTCAGGAAGCGGATCGGTGATTGGGACTCCCGGCTACCTCTCGCCCGAACAGGCACGCACCGATCCGCTTGACGACCGCAGCGACCTGTACTCACTCGGTGTGGTGCTCTACGAGTTATGCACGGGGCGATTGCCGTTATCGTCCTCCACCGTGTCGGGACAGCTCGTTGCGATTTTGGCTCACAAACCGAAGCCGGTTCGCGAACTGAATCCCAACATCCCCGCACCGCTTGCCAATTTGATCCATCGGCTGTTGGCGAAGGAATCACGGGATCGGCCTACTTCGGCAAGGGATCTCGAACAACGGCTGAAGACCGCTGAGCATGATTGTGAAGCCGAGAGCGAAGTCGCATTGGCCATCAACAAGCTGCAACAAGGGTTGATTGAGGTGGTCAGCAAGAAGGAGAGCGAGATCTTTGATGTCGTCCCCGACGTCTTTCCGGAAACCGTGGAAAACCCGCTCGCGTTTCCTGTCTCGCCACTGACGCTGCCCGCTTCGCCTGTACACAGCCGCCCCGGCCAGGCTGGAACCAAGAAAGCCGCTTCTGCGCAGACCACCGAGCCGAACGAGTTGTTGAAGTATTGGCCGTTCTTTGCGATCGGTGCTTGTTTGTTGTTGATCGTGCCTCTTGTGATCTTTGTGTTGACGACAACCCGCGATGCAAGATCAACGGCTCAGGCTCCGATCATCATTCAAGCTCCGGTCGAGGTAGCGGCGCAAAACGTCGCGTCGGAGTCCGCTGCGGATCGACAGCCCACGGCACCCACGGACTCGGGCGAAACGCTGCCAACCGAACAAGTCACTCCTGACACGGCGAGCATCGAGGCCCCATCCACCGGAGACGAGTTACCGGACGGGCCAGCACCGGAAGGGCTATCACAGGACGAAGCGGCAGCGGTTGAGCCATCGCCAATCGACACGGCCTCAATCGACACGGCCTCAATCGACACGGCCTCAGTCGACACGGCCTCAGTCGAACCATCGCCCGCGGACGTCGCTGCTGGATCGCCCCCAGAAGTCTCGCCGGAACGCCCCAGCGCAACCGATGTCATGCCACCGGAATCGGGGTCGATGCAAGCCCCCGCCGAATCGCTTCCTTCGGAACCGGAGCAGGAACCCGAAGCAACCGAACCGCCGACGCATTTGATTCGGATCAGCACCGGCGAGGGGGATGGCGCCGATTCCACGGTGAGCCGAACGGACATGGAGGAGCCGCTCGGCAAATCCAGGAATATCGCTGTTCGGAGGCGAAACAATGCCGATTTGGCGCACGCCTACCTGCGATTTGATTTGTCGAACCTGGGCAAGTCGCGCAACAAGATCCACAGCGCCAGCTTGGTGCTGACGCTGGCGGACGTCGAACGACCGCGTGACGTTTTGTTAGAGCTGCGCGGAAATACGATTCCCCAAGCAGAGAAATGGAAAGAATCGGGTCGATTAGCGATCGATTGGACCCACTCGTTTTCTAGAAGAGGGATCGAAATGCTGCCGATGCTCGAGGCAACGAGCTTCACTCGCGATGAAATCGGCAAGGACAAGCAGTTGCGTATCGGCGGGGAAGGATTGGCGGAGTTCCTACGAGACTCGAAGACCGGGACGGTGACCTTGATTCTTGCCGGTGGCCTCGTCGACGACGACAACTGGTTGAACTTCATCAGTCATGAAGGGGGAACGGACGGGGCCCCGGCGCTCGAACTGGAAATGGCGACCGATTAG
- a CDS encoding hydroxypyruvate isomerase family protein yields MSNSFQPSVCIDAVFQNTPVADAVKIVADCGYRAFEFWGWWDKDLDAVMAARDDHGMTISACCTRFISLVDPALRNDYLCGLEASIEAAKRLNCKTLISQVGDFRTGVPREVQHQSLVDGLTEAKPLLEAAGVTLVIEPLNELVDHVGYYLVRSDEAFAVVDAVNSPNVKVVFDIYHQQISEGHVIHNLTTHIDRIGHFHAAGNPGRHELSRGELNYPQIFDAIRQAGYNGYVGLEYWPLADPAEGLCEVAKWF; encoded by the coding sequence ATGTCGAATTCCTTTCAACCCTCCGTCTGCATCGATGCGGTTTTTCAGAACACGCCGGTTGCCGATGCGGTCAAAATCGTCGCGGATTGTGGTTACCGTGCGTTCGAGTTCTGGGGATGGTGGGACAAAGACCTTGACGCCGTGATGGCAGCCCGTGACGATCACGGCATGACGATCTCGGCCTGCTGCACTCGGTTCATCAGCTTGGTCGACCCGGCATTGCGAAACGATTACCTTTGCGGGCTTGAAGCATCGATCGAGGCAGCAAAGCGTTTGAATTGCAAGACACTGATTTCGCAAGTCGGCGATTTCCGCACGGGCGTGCCTCGCGAAGTACAACATCAATCGCTCGTCGACGGGCTGACCGAGGCCAAGCCGCTGCTCGAAGCCGCTGGCGTGACCCTGGTGATTGAACCGCTCAACGAATTGGTCGACCATGTAGGTTATTACCTCGTTCGCAGCGACGAAGCGTTTGCGGTTGTCGACGCCGTCAACAGCCCCAACGTGAAAGTGGTGTTCGACATCTACCATCAACAAATCAGCGAAGGCCATGTGATCCACAACCTGACCACTCACATCGATCGGATCGGACACTTTCACGCTGCTGGCAATCCGGGACGCCACGAGTTGAGTCGTGGTGAATTGAACTACCCTCAGATTTTCGATGCGATTCGTCAAGCCGGCTACAACGGCTACGTCGGACTCGAATACTGGCCACTCGCGGATCCTGCCGAAGGGCTGTGTGAGGTTGCCAAGTGGTTTTAG
- a CDS encoding TCR/Tet family MFS transporter, with product MTATESQSPLGRPQRQAAIAFILLTIFIDILGIGIVIPVLPELVQNLIHGDESEASFYVGVIGATYALMQFLFSPILGALSDRFGRRPVLLVSLFGLGIDFLIQGFALNIWWLFIGRLLAGIMGASITTANAYIADVSTDENRARNYGFIGMMFGLGFTIGPLLGGLLRLIDLRLPFFVAAGLALINWLYGFFVLPESLPKESRSEFRLSSGNPFGTLRQLKVYPFVTALAIVFLCKSLAQRGLENVWVLYTGYRFGWDAAINGMALALVGITAIIVQGGMVRPFIQRFGERNAVMFGTLISAIAFAGYGLASEAWMMPCVIVFGALGGVAGPAVQSLIAETVDESDQGKVQGALTSLVSLTNVIAPLLFTAGLFKFFTSNLAPVILPGAPFLAGSALLVLSLGIASRVFYRFPRSTTEQAKRNEAEK from the coding sequence TTGACCGCTACGGAATCGCAGTCGCCACTAGGACGCCCACAGCGACAAGCTGCGATCGCGTTTATCCTGCTGACGATTTTTATCGATATTTTGGGGATTGGCATCGTCATCCCTGTGTTGCCCGAATTGGTCCAAAATCTGATTCATGGCGATGAATCCGAGGCCAGCTTTTATGTGGGGGTCATTGGTGCGACGTATGCGCTGATGCAGTTTTTGTTTTCTCCGATTTTGGGCGCCTTATCCGATCGTTTTGGACGTCGCCCCGTTTTGCTCGTGTCTCTGTTTGGTCTTGGAATTGATTTTCTAATTCAAGGGTTTGCACTGAACATTTGGTGGTTGTTTATCGGACGCCTGCTTGCGGGAATCATGGGAGCCAGCATCACAACGGCAAACGCTTACATCGCCGATGTTTCCACCGACGAGAATCGGGCCCGCAATTATGGCTTTATTGGAATGATGTTTGGATTGGGTTTTACCATCGGCCCGTTGCTCGGCGGCTTGCTGCGTCTCATCGATCTACGATTGCCGTTTTTTGTGGCCGCCGGACTGGCGCTCATCAATTGGCTTTATGGTTTTTTCGTGCTCCCCGAATCCTTGCCCAAGGAAAGCCGCAGCGAATTCCGGCTCTCCAGCGGCAACCCCTTTGGCACCCTCCGTCAATTGAAGGTCTATCCGTTCGTGACGGCATTGGCGATTGTGTTCCTTTGTAAATCGCTCGCCCAACGTGGCCTTGAAAATGTCTGGGTGCTCTACACGGGCTATCGCTTTGGATGGGATGCTGCGATCAATGGCATGGCCTTGGCATTGGTGGGAATCACGGCGATCATTGTTCAAGGAGGCATGGTTCGGCCCTTCATCCAGCGTTTCGGAGAACGCAATGCGGTGATGTTTGGAACGCTTATTTCCGCGATCGCGTTCGCTGGCTATGGGTTGGCTTCGGAAGCATGGATGATGCCTTGCGTGATCGTGTTTGGCGCGCTGGGGGGCGTGGCGGGACCAGCGGTTCAGAGTCTGATTGCGGAAACGGTTGACGAATCGGACCAAGGGAAAGTCCAAGGCGCGTTGACCTCACTGGTCAGCCTGACCAACGTCATCGCCCCGTTGCTGTTCACGGCCGGACTGTTCAAGTTTTTCACGAGCAATCTTGCACCGGTGATTCTACCTGGCGCCCCCTTCTTGGCAGGTTCGGCGCTGCTGGTCCTTTCGCTTGGTATTGCATCCCGTGTCTTCTATCGGTTTCCACGATCGACGACCGAACAGGCCAAACGCAACGAGGCCGAAAAATGA
- a CDS encoding aldose 1-epimerase family protein, giving the protein MTETASHRIWHDRESQIVWDDASPLSMAVETRQGNIQTRHGRFVGGVSHGVEVVEIDSGAVRVTVLPTRGMSIWKIESEGIRYGWDSPISGPVHPALVPTFDPSGLGWLEGFDELVVRCGLESNGAPQHDEQGQLVYPLHGRIGNLAADSLAIEYDEASGRLDLVGEVIESRLFFKRLRLKSRIRVQAGSHRVYLMDDVTNELSTEATMQLLYHINIGSPILEEGAVLEAPIEELAPKDALSAAEMDHWNQFEKPENGYRERVYFATLCHDDSNETTTMVRSQDKSRGMAVTYNTSKLPRFILWKNTAAKSDGYVVGMEPATNYPNARSFETEQDRMVTLQPGETVSFRLSLLPLINQQAVEKTSQRIKELSTHHDPVIHAQPKKGWSVDS; this is encoded by the coding sequence ATGACTGAAACCGCTTCTCATCGCATCTGGCATGATCGCGAATCCCAAATTGTGTGGGACGATGCCTCCCCACTTTCGATGGCCGTGGAAACTCGCCAAGGAAATATCCAAACCCGCCACGGGCGGTTCGTCGGAGGGGTGTCGCATGGCGTCGAAGTGGTCGAAATCGACTCGGGCGCCGTTCGTGTCACCGTGCTGCCGACTCGCGGCATGTCGATTTGGAAAATCGAATCCGAAGGTATCCGCTACGGTTGGGATTCCCCCATTTCGGGGCCGGTCCATCCGGCGCTGGTCCCGACCTTCGACCCCAGTGGATTGGGCTGGCTCGAAGGCTTTGACGAATTGGTGGTGCGATGCGGACTCGAAAGCAACGGCGCTCCGCAGCACGATGAACAAGGCCAACTCGTCTACCCGCTGCACGGCCGAATTGGAAACCTTGCCGCCGATTCTTTGGCCATCGAATACGACGAAGCCTCGGGGCGATTGGATCTCGTCGGCGAGGTCATCGAATCGCGATTGTTCTTTAAACGGCTGCGACTCAAGAGTCGCATTCGCGTCCAAGCCGGCAGCCACCGCGTCTATTTGATGGATGATGTGACCAACGAGCTATCGACCGAAGCGACGATGCAGTTGCTGTACCATATCAACATCGGTTCCCCGATCCTTGAAGAGGGTGCCGTCTTGGAAGCCCCGATCGAAGAACTTGCCCCCAAAGATGCGCTGTCGGCAGCTGAAATGGACCACTGGAATCAATTTGAGAAGCCTGAGAACGGCTATCGAGAACGAGTCTATTTTGCGACCTTGTGCCACGACGACTCGAACGAGACCACCACGATGGTCCGTTCCCAAGACAAATCTCGAGGCATGGCGGTGACGTACAACACCAGCAAGTTGCCTCGCTTTATCCTCTGGAAAAACACGGCTGCGAAAAGTGATGGCTATGTCGTCGGAATGGAACCCGCCACGAACTATCCCAACGCTCGGTCCTTCGAAACCGAGCAAGATCGCATGGTCACGCTTCAACCGGGCGAGACCGTGTCGTTCCGCCTATCGCTGCTGCCTCTGATCAATCAACAAGCGGTTGAAAAAACGAGCCAAAGGATCAAGGAACTGTCCACACACCATGATCCCGTGATCCACGCGCAACCCAAGAAGGGGTGGTCCGTCGACAGCTGA
- a CDS encoding PQQ-dependent sugar dehydrogenase — protein MKFVFCGIPVSFSLPSLAFSLILAAGSVGLASAETSTAANTLSESEKRSGWELLFDGNSMAGWRNYNSDEVSDGWKVVEGALVRQSGGAGDLITNEQFDAFELSLQYKISEAGNSGLMFHVVETDGPPWHTGPEVQIQDNVKGHDPQKSGWLYQLFDPQPPRWAKDTTQIDATRPAGEWNELYLRVAPSDCRVCMNGQLYYSFKVGDGRWNDRVAASKFSAFAEFGKAGKGHLCLQDHGDPVAFRNIKVRRLDEDESVSQPIDGQLGLKNTLAFPDLQWDQWEAIDDAGQIRPLRLIELTYAKDDSNRLFAVSQIGAIWTFQNTPDVVESELFLDLRGKVHDWKRPGANEQGLLGLAMHPQYKSNGKFYVYYSHPSESKSILSCFHVSKDDPNRADPNSEQILMQIDQPFQNHNGGSIEFGPDGYLYVGLGDGGYRNDPLQAGQDLSKILGKILRIDVDQASDAKPYGIPLDNPFVNVADAQSEIYAFGLRNPWRIAFDPSTGRLWTGDVGQELWEEIDVIEKGGNYGWSSREGTHPFGNRVVRSEGSDPITPVWEYDHAIGKSVTGGRVYRGQRVPALSGKYLYADYVTGSIWALSYDPQTGKATRNEQVVPDSMPVLAFGQDPSGEVYSLTNSVRGECIYRFDLAE, from the coding sequence ATGAAGTTTGTTTTCTGCGGTATCCCCGTTTCGTTCTCGTTGCCATCGTTGGCATTCTCGCTCATTCTCGCTGCGGGTTCGGTTGGCCTCGCGTCCGCAGAGACGTCCACGGCGGCGAATACCTTATCGGAATCGGAAAAACGTAGCGGCTGGGAATTGCTCTTCGACGGCAACAGCATGGCGGGATGGCGCAACTACAACTCCGACGAAGTCTCGGATGGCTGGAAAGTGGTCGAGGGTGCTTTGGTGCGACAATCTGGCGGTGCCGGCGATTTGATCACGAACGAACAGTTTGACGCATTCGAATTGTCGCTTCAGTACAAAATCAGTGAGGCTGGCAATAGCGGGTTGATGTTTCATGTCGTCGAAACCGATGGACCGCCCTGGCACACCGGCCCCGAAGTCCAAATCCAAGACAACGTCAAAGGACATGATCCTCAGAAATCCGGTTGGCTTTATCAGCTTTTCGATCCCCAACCGCCTCGATGGGCCAAGGACACAACCCAAATTGACGCGACGCGGCCGGCCGGAGAGTGGAATGAGTTGTATCTGCGAGTCGCGCCGAGTGATTGTCGCGTTTGCATGAACGGCCAACTCTACTACAGCTTCAAAGTCGGGGACGGACGTTGGAACGATCGCGTTGCGGCGAGCAAGTTCTCGGCATTCGCTGAATTCGGAAAAGCAGGGAAGGGCCACCTTTGCCTGCAAGATCACGGTGATCCGGTCGCGTTTCGTAACATCAAGGTTCGTCGCTTGGACGAAGACGAATCGGTGAGCCAACCGATCGATGGCCAACTCGGGCTGAAGAACACGTTGGCGTTTCCCGATCTCCAGTGGGACCAGTGGGAAGCGATCGACGATGCCGGCCAAATCCGTCCGCTCCGGTTGATCGAGTTAACCTATGCCAAGGATGACTCGAATCGACTGTTTGCGGTTTCTCAGATCGGGGCGATTTGGACGTTCCAGAACACACCCGATGTGGTGGAGTCGGAATTGTTCCTCGACCTTCGCGGCAAGGTTCACGATTGGAAGAGACCCGGAGCCAACGAACAAGGGTTGCTTGGGCTTGCGATGCATCCCCAGTACAAGTCGAACGGAAAATTCTATGTCTACTACTCGCACCCGAGTGAAAGCAAGTCGATCCTGTCCTGCTTTCACGTCTCGAAGGACGATCCCAACCGAGCGGATCCCAACAGCGAACAGATTCTGATGCAGATCGACCAACCCTTTCAAAATCACAATGGCGGCAGCATTGAATTTGGTCCGGATGGTTACCTGTACGTTGGATTGGGGGATGGCGGCTACCGCAATGATCCGCTCCAAGCCGGCCAGGACCTTTCCAAAATTCTTGGCAAAATCCTGCGGATCGACGTCGACCAAGCGAGCGATGCCAAACCTTACGGGATCCCCCTCGACAACCCGTTTGTGAATGTCGCTGACGCCCAAAGCGAAATCTACGCTTTTGGACTTCGTAACCCCTGGCGAATCGCCTTCGATCCCAGCACCGGTCGTTTGTGGACCGGCGATGTTGGCCAGGAATTATGGGAGGAGATCGATGTGATCGAAAAAGGGGGCAACTACGGATGGAGCAGCCGCGAGGGAACCCACCCGTTCGGCAATCGGGTCGTTCGCAGTGAGGGCAGCGATCCAATCACGCCCGTTTGGGAATACGACCATGCGATCGGTAAATCGGTAACGGGTGGACGTGTCTATCGCGGTCAGCGCGTTCCAGCCTTGTCAGGAAAGTACTTGTATGCGGACTACGTGACCGGCAGCATTTGGGCGTTGTCCTATGACCCGCAAACCGGAAAAGCAACTCGCAACGAACAGGTCGTTCCCGATAGCATGCCTGTGCTTGCTTTCGGCCAAGACCCCAGCGGCGAGGTCTATTCCTTAACCAACAGTGTTCGTGGCGAGTGCATCTATCGGTTTGATCTCGCCGAATAG